A window of Xiphophorus hellerii strain 12219 chromosome 7, Xiphophorus_hellerii-4.1, whole genome shotgun sequence contains these coding sequences:
- the fastkd5 gene encoding FAST kinase domain-containing protein 5, mitochondrial, producing MATRVLCRRVCSLPGWRRSLTQGQHSHTKTREEISEQEESKNVSDHLDVSFQRGYKLYYNPSSYHVTRTSANSRSQMDSSEEEQFFSASFWQQSNHYSVSCSRHLSSSKNTLLDLALNRASETEAPSVSSYNRKPVTPDVKVDTRAFLKCRPEYAFLSLDLTQRPQPVEWVELLPRLQKVSVLRARMKPPDVLQFLLELSKLHPDKMPLLQSDQRFIMLLRYSVEHLRLFSELQLLEVLQSFVWLEIPSSHTMLEVYEAELSRRANQLTLHQLLLAADLWRCIGRQVPQFLQCLFESVHLYLGQVGVPELVQLLYIIGEGRHCPKDLICPIKQLLMRHLAQMHPEEVGTVCLGFFKAQTSLPAGAVTRIVDKALSVVTEMGDFAMVNVLKYLRFSYLFHRSWLEAMGREIPQRAHRMGVQGLMHVTLTCSALHYRNDSILTSIAERVPSLVPHCRSKDSSKLLWAFSTLGFLPAQSQSLYPSLTDALRQRKAEFQRYPEHLLTGLLGLAFVSQFPEDLVTLALSPEFVHLALRNSKLELKKDLFTLDAAVTLELPQWKGPRLSGELREEVAEMLWKFAQSDVCLKSEVLEAESALQDLLGGDKFVCKRMIMPHTRSIDLEIHLDPKGQPIPVNVLCPKQNPAMVPSSQSWEKINSGVTITDNLVAQLIKGKNSTELPPTTIAASSVGETPRQRLPPDEGGRMFDSVLDLTNDMIEALTKPSRSDRTHQDSVRQGIKDSVKIAVQISNRNHYCIQSQQLLGLHAMKRRHLKIAGYRVVELSHWEWSSMLRKSRAEKLAYLHCKIYDSL from the coding sequence ATGGCCACTCGTGTGCTGTGTCGGCGGGTCTGCTCCCTCCCTGGCTGGAGAAGAAGTCTCACCCAAGGTCAACACAGTCACACCAAAACAAGGGAAGAGATAAGTGAACAGGAGGAAAGCAAGAATGTGTCGGATCACCTGGATGTTTCCTTCCAACGTGGATACAAACTGTATTACAATCCTTCGTCATATCATGTTACAAGGACCTCTGCTAATTCTCGCAGTCAGATGGATAGCTCTGAAGAGGAGCAGTTTTTCAGTGCTTCCTTTTGGCAGCAGAGCAACCACTACAGCGTGAGTTGCTCACGGCACCTCTCAAGCTCCAAAAACACACTTCTTGATTTAGCTCTAAACAGAGCATCTGAAACCGAAGCACCATCTGTGTCGTCCTACAACAGGAAGCCAGTCACACCAGATGTTAAAGTTGACACACGAGCCTTCCTTAAATGCAGACCAGAGTACGCTTTCCTGTCCCTTGACCTCACCCAGCGACCTCAACCAGTAGAATGGGTAGAATTGTTGCCACGACTTCAAAAAGTGTCTGTTTTAAGGGCCAGGATGAAGCCACCTGACGTGTTGCAGTTTCTCTTGGAGCTCAGCAAGTTGCACCCAGACAAGATGCCTCTGCTGCAAAGTGACCAGCGGTTTATCATGCTTCTCCGATATTCTGTAGAGCACCTCCGCCTCTTCTCTGAGCTACAGCTGCTGGAGGTGTTACAGTCGTTTGTGTGGTTGGAGATACCCTCGTCCCACACCATGCTCGAGGTGTACGAAGCCGAACTGAGCCGTCGGGCCAACCAGCTGACTCTACATCAGTTATTATTAGCTGCTGACTTGTGGCGCTGTATTGGGAGACAGGTGCCACAGTTCTTGCAATGTCTCTTTGAGTCAGTTCATCTTTATTTGGGACAAGTAGGAGTCCCTGAGCTGGTGCAGCTCCTTTACATAATAGGAGAAGGTAGGCACTGTCCAAAAGACTTAATCTGTCCTATAAAGCAACTTCTCATGCGTCATTTAGCACAAATGCATCCTGAGGAGGTTGGCACTGTTTGTCTGGGATTCTTTAAAGCCCAAACCTCTCTTCCAGCTGGAGCAGTGACTCGTATTGTTGATAAGGCACTCTCTGTTGTGACTGAGATGGGTGACTTTGCAATGGTCAATGTGTTGAAATACCTGCGTTTCAGCTATCTTTTTCACAGGTCATGGTTGGAAGCCATGGGAAGGGAAATTCCTCAACGGGCTCATCGGATGGGAGTCCAGGGCCTCATGCATGTGACTTTAACTTGTTCAGCTCTTCATTATCGTAATGATAGCATCCTGACTTCTATTGCAGAGAGAGTTCCCTCTCTTGTGCCACATTGCAGGAGTAAAGACTCAAGCAAACTTCTGTGGGCCTTTTCCACCTTAGGGTTCCTTCCAGCTCAGAGTCAGAGTTTGTATCCGAGCCTGACAGATGCCCTGAGGCAGAGGAAAGCAGAGTTCCAGCGATACCCTGAACACCTGCTGACTGGTCTTCTAGGTTTGGCTTTTGTTTCTCAATTTCCAGAGGATCTTGTTACGTTAGCTCTAAGTCCTGAGTTTGTCCACTTAGCACTGAGAAACTCCAAGCTAGAGCTGAAAAAAGATTTGTTCACCTTGGATGCAGCTGTGACTCTAGAGCTCCCTCAGTGGAAAGGCCCACGATTGAGTGGCGAACTCAGAGAAGAGGTGGCGGAAATGCTGTGGAAGTTTGCACAGTCGGATGTTTGCCTAAAATCAGAGGTTTTGGAGGCAGAATCGGCTCTTCAGGATCTTCTCGGTGGAGACAAATTTGTATGCAAAAGAATGATCATGCCGCACACTCGCTCCATCGATCTGGAAATACATCTGGACCCCAAAGGACAACCAATACCTGTGAACGTACTGTGCCCTAAGCAGAATCCCGCAATGGTTCCTTCTTCCCAAAGCTGGGAGAAAATAAACTCAGGAGTAACAATCACAGACAACCTTGTAGCACAATTAATAAAAGGCAAAAACTCAACTGAGCTTCCTCCAACAACTATAGCAGCTTCCTCAGTTGGAGAGACACCACGCCAAAGGTTACCACCTGACGAAGGTGGGAGAATGTTTGATTCAGTTCTAGATTTGACCAATGACATGATAGAAGCCCTCACCAAACCCAGCCGCAGTGACCGTACTCACCAGGACTCGGTTCGCCAAGGCATTAAAGACTCAGTCAAAATTGCTGTTCAGATTTCAAACAGGAACCACTACTGCATACAGTCACAGCAGCTGCTGGGGCTTCATGCCATGAAGAGACGACACTTGAAAATTGCGGGATACAGGGTGGTAGAACTGAGCCATTGGGAGTGGTCTTCAATGCTGAGGAAAAGCAGGGCAGAGAAACTGGCATATCTACACTGCAAAATCTATGACAGTCTGTAA